Sequence from the Penaeus vannamei isolate JL-2024 chromosome 16, ASM4276789v1, whole genome shotgun sequence genome:
gtaattcagtaatgaggataaaatattagtaatcatgagaatgatgataaagccaATGATGAttttactgataatgaaaatagtaatgataataatgagaaagatgatggttattataaagataattgtagtaatgattataaagtaatatcagtgattattgtaataatagttttattactataatcattgctatctttatattatgatatgattatagcaatgatatgttattatataataatgttaataatgataataataatgactatgtgGATGATATGGTTAACGGTTTGGCTAATAATTACAAGGATGGataaaaataagaaggataataataggaaggataagaagtgataactattataattatagtgattTACAATCCTGGTGGCGGCGATGATAGAAGTAGTGAAAATGATGTCATTATTTGTTGTCAATACGTAAAATACGATTGATAAATCTACTATTTTTTATTCAACCCATTAATAGCGGGAGGAAAACAGCAATCGCGGTTTTTCACAACTGTTTCGTAATCTCATAAATACAGTGATTAACACAATCTTTCAGGTTTACGTTTGAtattttcctcttgtttcttctctgCGCGGGTTGTGGCGAGAAAATGTAGCGATGTCTCGGATGTTCTCTTTTTTATGCTATTTGATGtcatcttaatatcatcatttggTAAAGGTCTCTTAAGATCTACAATGATTTTCTTTTCGAGTTTTATGAGgtcttttatcgatgtttttatacatatatcatgaatggaaaaatactctatcgtgttgatactatggtagaaaaacccacaatgcacaaacaatatttaatgaaataaacgacccaacagtttcggaatcctcctggaaaCCATCATCAAGTCTGAAGAAGGATTCCAAGAGGACTGAGAATCTGTTATCTTATTCCAGGTACAGATTCTTATATTTCCTCATTCATTTCAAAGTGAATAAAACGCCAGCTGGAATTAGCGGACTTCCAGGTACAGATTCTTGTATTTCATAATTCATTTCAAAGTGAATAAAACGCCAGCTGGACTTAGTTTACGTACAGGACTAGTCAGAAAAGAGTCCAGTACCTGCCGATCGTGGGTGTCCTGTGACCCTCGCCGATAAAGGTCACACTTATTTGTCAAAATAAATTGTCCCCTGATACGGGCGGATCAAACGGAAACTGCCATCACATGGTCcaggctgagagagggagagggagagagggagagagggagagagggagagagggagagagggagagagggaaggagggaaggagggaaggagggaaggagggaaggagggaaggagggaaggagggaaggagggaaggagggagtgagggagggagggagggagggagggagggagggagggaggaagggaggaagggaggaagggaggaaggaaggaaggaaggaaggaaggagagagagagagagagagagagagagagagagagagagagagagagagagagagagagagagagagagagagagagagagtaaaagagagaggttaaagaacaatagagaaagaaaaggatgaaaaaaaaaaaacagaacgagaacgagaaagtgaaggagaaaaaagaaaccaacagagagaatgacaaaatgaaaatgaaaaagtaagagaaagagaaaagggtggaaatcaaaaatagagaaaacgataacacgaaaaatagagaaagagagaaaaaagaaagaaaaagagagagaaagagaaagagagaaaaaagaaagagaaagagagagaaagagaaagaaatagaaagagaaaaataggaagagacagcgagagaaagagagagaaagagaaagagaaagagacagagagagagaaagagcaaagacgCCGCCAGAAGACGCGAGAGCTTAGGGCGGGGCCGCCAAGGTGACAGGTCTGGTGACGTGTATGTTGACGGCTACCTACACCTAACGTCATGGCATATCTCTCTCGACAGATTTGTTAAGAGATCTTATCTCACACACTTGAATAGTGAGAGAGTATTTGACACTCTGTTTCATAATCAAAGGAGTCGTTTTTTATTCGTGGGATAGTCAAAATCTGCGTATTTCTTCGTATATGGTATTTCATCAGTATTTCTCTATgtgaatgaaaatactaatagtgTTAGTTTGGGCAGGGCTGCGTCGGTATCATAAAGTGAGTACCGTTATCTACCTTATCTCTTATCGGGAAGCTGTGTGGAAAGCCACTACCGCTCTGCTGTTGACACGTGATAAGACCGTTCTAACGCTCAATAGTTTCACCTCAAGTACGGCCTCTGCTTCCGGACACTtggcaaatatgcatttatttccatTCACGTACAAAACACGGACGGCAACGAAAACACCGAAAcaccacacaaaagcacacacacacacacacacacacacacacatacacacgcgcgcacacacacacacacaaacacaaacacaaacacattcaccacCGCTAAggctttcatatacacacacacacacacaaacacattttccaACACAAaagcgttcacacacacacaccacacacacacacacacacacatacgcacacacacacatacacacacgcatacacacacacgcgagcacaccAGCGCCTCGCACGTGAGCAAAGATTAAGGATCCGAGCAGCAGAAGGCGGTGGTCCGACGGCCTCCTGCAGTCATCTTTAAGAGCATCGATTCATAACGACAACACAACGACGAAAACGAcgaaaacgacgacgacgacgacgacgacggcgacgacgaggTGGTTCTCCTGTCCTTCGCAATCCTCAACTTCGTCGCATTCCTTCGAATTGGaattatcgtcattttttctccctctttcattcggTGTGGAAAAGAATGGAAATGAATTATAAGCGTGACCTGTAACTTTGATTGAAATTATTTGATCTTCGATATAATAGGGTTTCgggatttatttatgttttatatggtGTTCGGTaaaaatgttaatgttattatgaagTTAATACTGATATGCAAATGCAAAAAAAGTTAAGTGGTCTGATGCACGAGGTCTACTTTTTATGCAAATCATGATAGACACACGGACATAAAAATGCACAAAAAGAGCAATATTACAGGTCGTGAAAAATACTATGAATAATAATTCATGAAATTCATATGtatcacatgcatatatctaaCACGTTGTctacatttctctccccctccccctccctccctccctctcccctgccccctccaccGCCCATCTCGAAACGCAACGCCCGCAGAGGTGATGAAACCGGTGGGAGTGGAGGTGTGCGAGGGCTGCGGGCGGAACATCCAGGACCGTTTCATAATGAGAGTGATCGACACCTCCTGGCACGAGGACTGCCTGGTGTGCTGCGTGTGTCGAGTCCAGCTCCAGCACTCGTGTTTCGCCCGAGACAACAAGATCTACTGCAAGCTCGACTATGACAGGTAAGGAAAaggacttattatttttttttactcgagtGTCTATTagttgtcattattttcgttatggcTGTTTCCCGTTTTTTGACATGGTTAttgaattatcataatgatgacaggAAAGGTGATAACTATATGcgttatgatgatagtagtgacaatggtgatattgatgatgattcttattattgtcagtaattcAGCATTAGTATTCAATATTGATCATGTTCccttttagtgattttttttttctaattgagcCATCCGATCTGGAGTGACAAATTAAATACTCGTGTATATACAGGCACTTATTACAAGTATTTCATACTTCATACAAATATTTTCCGATATTTGATATATGTTCACATTTTtttccaaaagagaaaaaaagaaagaaggaaagagataatctTAGCTAGTTTTATCGCTGTCAGAAAAAAAATCGCACCAGGAAAGGAAAAATAGTGTTCTTCTTCGCATTTCCGTCCACGCTGTTTGCCAGACCGGCGGTGTCGCGTTGGCACGATCAACCAGCATCGACTCCGATATCAAAGCGAAGCATTAAAAACGAGGCTGTGCCAGAGCGGCTAATTGTGCGGGGAAGCATTATGATTATCCCTTGTTTATATGCGCATCTATAGTGTTTCATTATCGTCTATGAGCTTCGCGGTATCGTGTATTTTAAAGTCGTCTATATGAAAACGAATTTCACTTTCACAGGAGgcctatattaattttttttgaaGTATTACTGTTTATACGCCGTATATAgtctacatgtatgcatacacacgcatgcattgtgagtgtgtatgcgcgtTCGTacgtaaaaatggtgataataataacgcagGAATGAAGAGTTACATGGCTAGGCAACAAAGGTACTATCAgtataatcaaggaattataTCATGAgagttgtaatttttttttctctttatcctctttgtcattcctttgctctccctcactcctttcttgTTTCCTCCTTGTTTAAAGACGGAGGAATTTACGATTTTCATTTTAAAATTTGATTGCCAATTAGGATAGATGGCAGGGATAACTGTTCTACGTATAAGCAATGGTAGTTATAAAGTAAAATAGATTAAAGTGTGTTAGATGTgttgatagtaattatattattccttttcctcctcctctctcttctcttcttactcccattccatcctcctccttttcttcttctcttcctcctcctcctcctaatgatataacattaatactaataatattagcgatgataatgttgataatgattattataagaatGTCAGGAATGATGACtatgaaaatataatcataataataataataataaaaaaatattgtattgTGTTATAATCACCaatattcgtatcattatcatagttaaaaAACGAAAGTAATAAGCATGAAGATTATTATATTGATAGTCCAGTAATGTCGaaaatgttactactactactactaatgataataaggacattaagatgataatgataccggtaATAGTGGGAATAAAAGCGACCAGATCCAGGGACAACCCCCGGGTGCCGACAGCGAAGATATCACTGTCGGTATCAGAAACAACTCCACAAATCTCACTGAACTTCCATCTCCACAATACGTGTATGATTTTGCTTAAGAAATTTATCTTCTGTAACATATCGGTGACTATATTCCAACACGGCAAGCAAGACCAGACTCAATAATAAACATTGATATAATTATGTTGAACTTTTCTCTTACACGACACCAGGGAAGCGTCTGTGTCCGGGGCGTCTTGGGCAAGCTCTGTTAATTCTAATGATTTGCTTGAAATTTCGTATCGTATCACAATATCGTCATTTTTATAGGCGTTAATTCCCCCCTCCTGCGTGCCTCTGCTGTGCGTcgcttttcgcttttattttcgatgataataattatgataatcataattgttgttattattgttgttttagttgttcttCTTGGCGTGATCCAAGACGTATGGAAATGAGTCCACGTCTTGCAGGTCAATAACATGTATTAGAAGTTCTATGTCTCAGAATCCACTCGACCGATTTCCTTCAAATTGTAAACATCATTGACAAAAAGTGATTTTATTTCGCGTCCCGAAGCAGCAAGCTTTTCCGATTTCATATTCCGCCACAGAAGTTTCTCGGTCAAGACACAGAATGATAGTAtgtataatagtaaaaatgataataatgctagtaagtataatgatgatagtaatgctagtaagtataatgatgatagtaatgctagtaagtataatgatgatagtaatgctagtaagtataatgatgatagtaatgctggTTATCATACTGAAGatggtaatagtaagaataatgatagtaatgctaatacgaatcatgataatggtaatgataataacagttatgataatatgataatatctaaattgatgatgattataataatcatgcagatgataatgacaatgattataataatgatgatgatattgataatggcaataacggcgatgataataatataattaatttattactataatgataggcataatgctaacaatagtgattaaaaataatggtaatgataaatagtgACCAGACATTAAAATCTATAGGCCTATATTTACTAATCTACTAGTGCTGCAGTTGGTAAGagcgataataatcatgatgatcaagatttattgttaaaaaatatttagaaatgtGTAATTCCTACAAAGCAAGATAAATCATTTCTTGTTTGATAAGATTTAACCACTGTTTttcagtaatgatattagtactatCAACTCTTGTATTGGTaactataatgctgataataatcacaataaagattACAATATTAATTACAGtcatcataattaatgataacattaaatatGACAGACCTGTTAGGTTAATGATAAATTAAAATAATCACATATTAATGTCACTTCTacccttatcattttttcttaatctgaaGATTCCATTTCTTTAATCATGGAACAACTGCANNNNNNNNNNNNNNNNNNNNNNNNNNNNNNNNNNNNNNNNNNNNNNNNNNNNNNNNNNNNNNNNNNNNNNNNNNNNNNNNNNNNNNNNNNNNNNNNNNNNNNNNNNNNNNNNNNNNNNNNNNNNNNNNNNNNNNNNNNNNNNNNNNNNNNNNNNNNNNNNNNNNNNNNNNNNNNNNNNNNNNNNNNNNNNNNNNNNNNNNNNNNNNNNNNNNNNNNNNNNNNNNNNNNNNNNNNNNNNNNNNNNNNNNNNNNNNNNNNNNNNNNNNNNNNNNNNNNNNNNNNNNNNNNNNNNNNNNNNNNNNNNNNNNNNNNNNNNNNNNNNNNNNNNNNNNNNNNNNNNNNNNNNNNNNNNNNNNNNNNNNNNNNNNNNNNNNNNNNNNNNNNNNNNNNNNNNNNNNNNNNNNNNNNNNNNNNNNNNNNNNNNNNNNNNNNNNNNNNNNNNNNNNNNNNNNNNNNNNNNNNNNNNNNNNNNNNNNNNNNNNNNNNNNNNNNNNNNNNNNATGGGGGTTTTTTTGTTCTGGGCCCTTTTGGGTGGAATTCTTGTGATGGGAAGTTCCCGTCCCAAGGGGGGATATTCAAAACAGCTTTAAACTTAATGCTTATTGGAGGCCCTTTAAACCCTTTTGGGCCTGGATGATTTCAGTCTTGTCATGGGAAAAAATTAAACCGAGGGGGGGGTGTGGGAACATGCCGTTAAATGGGCAAATTGGCTGTGACCTGGGGGATAACTGTGTTATGTACGAAGAAGTTGTAATTCATGCAAAAACTTCTGATATTTGATTTTATCTTTGGATTAATGAAAATTTAAAGTATAATAATTGCAAAtcagtcatcattttcattatgataaatgttatctttatcatgtgtttattattattattttgaaaactTTCAATTGTATTTTTATTGGGTCTTGTTCAattttttgacaaaaaaaaaaaaaaaaaaaaaaaaaatatatttaaaaatatatatatatatatatatatatatatatatatatatatatatatatatatatatatatatttttgtgtgtgtgtgtgtgtgtgttatatatatatatatattaatatatatatatatattaatatatatatatattaatatatttaaaatatatatattaatatatatatatatatatataatattatatatatatatatatgtaatatatatatatatatatataatatatataatatatatatatgtacatatatatatatatatatatatatttcatatatatatatatatatatatattaattatatatatatatattaatatatatatatattgtaatattatatatatatttaaaatattaatatattaatatatatatatattatatatatatatgtttcatataatattatatatatatattaaaatatatatatattaaaaatatatatatattaatatatatatatatatatatatatatatatattaatatatatatattatgtatattattatattattatattttattatatatatatatatatatgtaatatatatatatattaatatatattatattatatatatgtaaatatatatatatatgtacaaaatatatatatgtaatatatatatatatatatatatttgtacatatatatatattaatatatattatatatatttaaaatatatatatatattaatatatatatatatatgtacatatatatatatatattaatatatatatatgtacatatatatatatatatgtacatatatatatatattaaaatatatatatattttatatatttttatgtatattttatattatatttatattaatatattatatatgtaatatatatatatatatataaaatatatataatataatatatatgtacatatattatatgtacatatatatatgtaatatatatatatataaaattttaaaatatattttataattaaaatatatatattacatatatatattaatattaaatatattatatattaatatatatatatatatttatatatatatatattaaatatatatatatgtacatatatatatgtaatatatatatatatatataataatatatattaaaatatatatattaatatatatatatattaatatatattttatattttgtaatatataatatatatatattaatatattaaaatatatatatgtaatatatatatatgtatatatatattaaaatattatatatatattatatatattatatattaatatatatatttatatgtaaaattttatatatatattatatatattatatattatatatatataattatatatattaatatatatatattaattatatatatattatatatatatatgtttttaaaattttatatatatattatatatatgtatatatatatgtatatatattatatatataatatatatatatttattattattattatataatttatattaatatattaatatatataatataatattaaatttttaattataatatatatatataatattataataatataatttatttaatattattaatattattaataataattaaaatttataatatatattttattaatatataaatatgaaaaaataaattaaaaatatataaaattttttaccTGTAGCTGATGCGGGGGATAATGTAACAGAAAGGGTAAGGTTATATTCTGAGATACTTTCCGTATTAGAAATCTCTGAGTTAAATTGAAAATGCACTCCTAGCCTTTCATTAGTGATAATACTCGAAATTGATTTGCCAAACATAGATAAAACCTTATTGGAATCAATAGTAATTTAAAGTGATATTCCAAAACTTACACTTTGCTGTCATTTTGCATGTGCCTACCATTTATACCAGAGAAGAGCTAAGTCTAagcataatattataatattaaggTTAAAGAATGATTCATTGGTGATCTTGCTTCTtataaactatatatgtgtgtgtgtatgtatatgtagatgtatatgtatatatatatgtatatatatattttataatatatatatatataatatatatataatatatatataatatatatatatatattatatatatattatatatataatatatatatatataatatatatataatatatatatatatattatatatatattatatatatatatatatatatatataatatatatataatatatatatatattatataatatatatataatatatatatatatattatatatatattatataaatatatatatataatatatatatattatatattttatatatatttatatatatatatatatatatatatatatataatatatatattttatatatattatatattatatatatatttatatatatatatattatattatattatattatattatatatatatataaaatatataaatatataatatatatatatatatatatttatatatttatatatatatatatatatataaatatatatatatatatataaatatatatatatatatattaatatatatatatataaatatatatatatatatatatatatatatatatatatatataatattatatatttatatatttatatatatatattatatattatatatataataatatatatatatatatatatatatatatatattatattatattatatatatatatatatatatatatatatataatatatatatatatatattatatatatattatatatattatatatatattatatatatatttattatatatatattatatatattatatatattacatatatatatataaatataatataatatatataatataatataaatataatataatataatatatatatatataaatatatatatataatatatatatataatatatatatataatataatatatatataatatatataatatatataatatatatatatataaaaaatatatatatatatacatatatatataatataatatataatatatatatatatgtatatatatataaatattttataatacatatatatctattatgtaatatatatatataatatataaaatatatattatatatatataatatatatatatatgatatattttatatatattatatatatagattatatatataatatgtatatatataatatatataaatatatatatatatatatatatatatatatatataatatatatatataaaatataatatatatataatatatataatatatatatattatataatatataataatatatatatataatataatatatatatatattatatatattatatatatatatatattatataatatatataatatataatataatattttatatataaaataatatatatatatatatatatatataatatatatatataatatacaaaatatatatataatatattatatatatataatatatatatataatatatatatatatatataatatataatatataatatatatatatataatatataatatatatatatatatattatatatatatattatatattatatatatatatatatatatatatataatatatattatatatatataatatagtatattatatatattattatatattatatatatatattatatatattatatatatatatatatatatatatataatatattatatattatatatattattatatattatatatatatatataatatatacatatatatataatatataatatatatatatatatatatatatattatatatatatgtatatatatatataatatatatatacatatatatataatatatatatatatatatatatatattatatattatatatatatgtatatataataatatatataatatataatatattatatatatatatatatatatatatatatattatatatataatataatatatataatatattatatatataatgtaatatatataatatatatatatacatatatatataatatatatatatatatatatatatatatatatatatatatatatatatatatatatatatataatacatatatatacaaattatatgtatatataatttatatatatatatatatatatatatatatatatataaatatatatatatatatatatatacaaattatatgtatattataatttatatatatatatatatataatatataaaatatatatatatatatataatatataaaacatatatataaaaaaattatatatacatatatatatatatatatatatatatatatatatatatatataatatattatattttaaaatatatatatatatatatatattttatatatatatattttatatatattaatatatataattttattttaatattttataatatattatatataatatatatatatattatatatatattttatatatataaaataatatatatatatatataaaaataatatatatataatatatatataataaaaatttttttatataaaaaatatatatattaaaattaaaatttaaatttaaaaatatatttaaaaatatataaaattaaaataaaaaaaatatatatatataaatatatataaatatatatatatatatatatatattaaaaaaaaaaatatatataaaaatagaaaaaaaaaaaaatatatatatattaaaaataataattataaaaaaatttttaaaatttttataatatTCGTATTTATAAAGAGTCagatgtgcatgcatacatggatATTAGCTTGGAATCTGATCTTTTTACAGGCTACAAGCTTATTCCATGACGATACCTTGAAGTCTTTCTGCCGCCGCCTCAGTTTTTCACCAGATGGAGAAATCCTACTTGCTCCCTCAGGTGTTCTAGAAGAAGAGACTGGCAAAGTCACCAATGTCACTTATGTGTTTTCAAGGCATTGTTTATCTAAGTAAGTAGAATGATTTCATTGCCTTAACAaagactttttttatatatttttttgataattgTATATTCAGTTTGAAAGGCTAAAATGGAATTTGTTCTGGTCTTGTATGTGAGAAGTTTACTGaaagaatgtgtgcgtgtgtgtgtgcttgcgtgcgtgtgtgtgtgcgcttgcgtgcgtgtgtgtgtgcttgcgtgcgtgtgtgcgttttgtgtgcgtgcgtgtgcgttttgcgtgcgtgcgtgtgcgttttgcgtgcgtgcgcttgcttgcgtgtgtgcgtgatgcgtgcgcttgcgtgcgtgcgtgtgtgtgtgcttgcgtgcatgtgtgtgtgtgttttgtttgtttgtttgtttgtttgtttaactttACACATTATAATTGGTGTTGATTTTTATTCACAGACCAGTAATGTATCtcccaacaaaagaaaaatatacaatggCAGTGAGATTTAGTCCCATTTTCTATGAGTTGAAGCCATTACCacttgaggaaggaggagagcaaaaggtaaggagaaaaagacaaatactaCATCTTTAATGAATTTTTTTGGCATTTATTGTAAGTCTCCATTATATGTTATACTGTAATGccatgaacattttttttatgcTATAGTTATTACTATAACTGTAAAGTAGTgctgtgttttcttttatatttcaaagtatgttattttatttcttcaatGT
This genomic interval carries:
- the LOC113809247 gene encoding LIM/homeobox protein LMX-1.2, with the protein product MVQETDDMANHHYTTEVMKPVGVEVCEGCGRNIQDRFIMRVIDTSWHEDCLVCCVCRVQLQHSCFARDNKIYCKLDYDR